A stretch of Rhododendron vialii isolate Sample 1 chromosome 4a, ASM3025357v1 DNA encodes these proteins:
- the LOC131324425 gene encoding uncharacterized protein LOC131324425 has protein sequence MCPLRFILVFFSAVLAGYFAWRAVRSSPETDIMGSDATTAEKISSKDKQEFHLKQMILNGFWGFVDMASGRYLWRNLRDMKRDERVKSC, from the exons ATGTGTCCTCTGAGGTTCATCCTGGTCTTCTTCTCGGCGGTTTTGGCCGGGTATTTCGCATGGAGGGCCGTTCGTTCCTCGCCAGAAACAGATATCATGGGCTCAGACGCGACGACAGCGGAGAAAATCTCATCAAAGGACAAACAAGAATTTCATTTGAAACAG ATGATTCTAAATGGCTTCTGGGGATTTGTCGACATGGCCAGCGGGAGGTACTTGTGGAGGAATCTTAGAGATATGAAGAGAGACGAAAGAGTCAAGAGCTGCTAA
- the LOC131324426 gene encoding uncharacterized protein LOC131324426 yields MEYKVGVLPQHWILLSSSKFQRTSHSLRPRVVVKAERQVVEISYECVKKKKKRRPIMQAYLSLGPASVDGGGGMISPCANRSLLVGPRRRRWAPVVASAAVNCGKSHYTVLGISPSASSGDIKKAYRLLALKYHPDVSKDSRADEVFKNIRLAYDILSNERSRNRYDRALRFQEDSSRQSRGNWGSHHEFEDELRIYRWSDLRQRMQRQNYGGKSNVKEESSSFDDEADEVSEDETAHEERGPFIEVLRSALLSLFLMRTIGAQLSLTFSSLMALLDHKLDAGYKVGYVIAWVLGGSGGVLLTLCLSFASWFCGKTSSSVVTLVVVAMWVGSNLARYAPVPQGALLTLLYMSIKLQTDRS; encoded by the exons ATGGAATACAAAGTGGGGGTGCTCCCGCAGCACTGGATACTTTTATCATCATCCAAGTTCCAACGCACCTCTCACTCTCTCCGTCCCCGAGTGGTGGTGAAGGCTGAGAGACAAGTGGTGGAAATCTCATATGAATgcgtgaagaagaagaagaagaggaggccAATTATGCAGGCGTACCTGTCGCTGGGACCCGCCTCCGTCGATGGCGGCGGCGGCATGATCAGTCCCTGCGCCAATCGTAGCCTCCTGGTTGGCCCTCGCCGCCGTCGTTGGGCCCCGGTTGTGGCATCCGCCGCCGTTAACTGCGGTAAGAGCCACTACACCGTCCTCGGCATCTCGCCCAGCGCTTCCTCCGGCGATATCAAGAAGGCCTATCGTCTTCTCGCTCTCAAG TATCATCCTGATGTTAGCAAGGATTCACGAGCTGATGAGGTTTTCAAGAACATCCGTCTTGCATACGAC ATATTATCTAATGAAAGATCACGCAATCGCTATGATCGAGCACTCAGATTTCAAGAGGATTCCAGCAGGCAATCTAGAGGAAACTGGGGTTCCCACCATGAGTTTGAGGATGAATTGAGGATCTATAGGTGGTCTGATCTAAGGCAGCGAATGCAGCGTCAGAATTATGGGGGAAAGTCCAATGTCAAAGAGGAGAGTTCCTCCTTTGATGATGAAGCGGACGAGGTATCCGAAGACGAAACCGCACATGAAGAGAGAGGCCCCTTCATCGAAGTGCTTAGATCTGCATTGCTCTCTCTGTTTTTGATGCGGACCATTGGAGCTCAATTATCACTCACATTTAGTAGTCTAATGGCTTTGCTTGACCATAAGTTGGACGCTGGGTATAAGGTGGGATATGTGATTGCATGGGTTTTGGGTGGGAGTGGCGGCGTTCTGCTTACCTTGTGCCTTTCATTTGCCAGTTGGTTTTGCGGCAAAACCAGCAGCAGTGTAGTAACGCTAGTAGTTGTAGCCATGTGGGTTGGCTCAAATCTTGCGAGATATGCCCCAGTACCACAAGGTGCACTTCTTACCCTCTTGTACATGTCTATTAAGCTACAAACTGATCGTAGTTAA
- the LOC131324427 gene encoding 1-aminocyclopropane-1-carboxylate oxidase 5-like, with protein sequence MTAFWWYEFEGGEKVASSAREKQEGKDWAVVGMVATGVPQLRERVKKVSVECYKMEREEGFCNYKAVKMQNDLVAKKSETSGYDKS encoded by the exons ATGACAGCTTTCTG GTGGTATGAGTTTGAAGGTGGTGAAAAAGTTGCCTCAAGTGCAAGAGAGAAGCAAGAGGGAAAAGATTGGGCAGTGGTGGGCATGGTGGCAACGGGTGTGCCTCAACTGCGGGAGAGGGTGAAGAAGGTGAGCGTGGAATGCTATAAGATGGAAAGAGAAGAGGGTTTCTGTAATTACAAAGCAGTCAAGATGCAAAATGATTTGGTGGCAAAGAAGAGCGAGACGTCGGGCTATGATAAAAGTTGA